The DNA region tatacagtttttttccccatcgcaTACGTCTCTAAATGAAATTAACTTAACTCTGGATCACTGAATATTTGCGTAATAACAGTGCAGTTAAAGtttgcaatgaaaaaaacattgtgatgtttgttaaaaaaaaaaaacaacattaaaatgaTGCTCTATTAGTTGATAAATTGGAAATTATGTCATTCAAATCAACTTTTTGTAAAGCAGTCTGTTATCATTTATTTGatcttccatctatccattttctatcccgCTTTTTCTGTTTAATATTATAAGGAGACATGCGAGTACAGTAATCGTGAACTACATTTACTCCTTTACATTAACTTGTgcacattttgggaaaagttgtaCATTGCGAAAGTTGCTTTGGTGGAACgtagtttttttctgtttgccaaaaaaaaaaacattggcattTCAACCTACAACAGGTCCGCTTCAAATTGAAGAACACACTCCATGGAATGAAACCAACGAGTCGACCGCAGCACATGAATGCAAATTGCAGTTCGTCTGACCTGATTAGAAATGTTTGTATGCATTAAAAAGAAGAATTCCACATTGGATGCACACCACCTGAAAGTAAAAATGCAAGGTACAAAAACTGTAGTTTCTTTTGAGTTAATGCACCTGTGTTGCTTGATTTCTAATCAGTGTTTAtagcaaaccaaagcaaaacatatttatttgtattgcacaTCTCGTAAAATTAGATAATTAATAATTTGGCCTAGTGGCCGTTGTGATGTTtcatgtgtgtaaaaaaaaatgaaggtacTGTAATTTAATTTATCACAGCTGAAttggtgtgttttgttttggtttttttttttttttttttgcttttttttaacattaacttCATTTCATTTAACAAAATCATATAGTTTTAAAGGCGgtacagtggttcagctggtaaagcttttgcctcacagttctgaggacccgggttcaatgccggccctgcctgtgtggagtttgcatgttctccccgtgcttgcgtgggttttctccgggcactccggtttcctcccacatcccaaaaacatgcaacattaattggaccctctaaaatgcctctaggtgtaattgtgagatcgactgtctctatgtgccatgcgattggctggcaaccaattcagggtgtgtcctgcctcctgccctttgacagctgataggctccagcactccccatgaccctcatgaggataagtagcaaagaaaatggatgtatagataTAGTTCTAAAGTGATGTTGTCTGGCAATATTCTTAAATTTGCATAGtcctattttatgttttttttttctaattgatGTTCATGTTCTACTTCAAACTTAATACGTCAGCCGTTACTCACCTTTTACTCAGTACTTTTATACTGCATACTTGTTCTTAttcaagtaattatttggaagacttctttttaattgtacttttgtgaTTTTCTAAAGTAGTAACAGTCTTCCTTGACTAACTTGAGTAACCATTTTGGTTACTCTAACCGACCTCCGGTCATTGGTAACCTGGATCTTTTCCCATGTGTAATTGCCATGCttggacacaaacacaaatacagtggttcacaacatttttttaataactatcTTTAACTAGCTTGGCTTTTATTTAAACATAGTGGGAGAATACCCAGtaaaaatgatgttttgaaTATCATCTCTtgacacatttacacacacacgaatTCCAAGactgtcatatttttattgcattacATGTGACAGTTTAttcttcaaatatgtatttgtgttgTCATGTGGTACAATCACACAATTTCAGACGCGTATGGCACTGGACATAATATCTGATGTCAATTTCAGTTGCTATAAGATGAATTTATGCACATGAATAACACATCTTGACAAATGCAATATTACTCAAAGAGTACAGTCCAATAAAAGTGAtgttgtaaatactgtacatgtggtTTATACTAAGTCTTGTTCACGTGAAGAAGTCCTTGGCAGCGCCTCGCAAGGCAAACTGATCAGCCCTATGGAAATCAACAGTCTGTAGCATTTAAAAGGATTTTTGGCACACATCACAACAACGCCTGCCTGCATTCAGAATACATTGTTATTTGTCCTTGACAAATAAATTGGTCACGCTGTTTCTCCACAAAGTACATCGCCCGGCCTTCCCTGAAAAGTGTCCATGAGCAGGGCCCGGGTCCCCTTCCTTTTGCCATCTCCATTTAAACATTGGACACAATGGGGGCAGTTGTCCCCTCATTAAAACGAGCTGCATACTGTGTTCATGTTTTTCGAGCGCAAGTGTCTTCTGTGGTGTCAAATGTACTGCTCCAGCTGCTGGCGGAAAGCAGGTAATGATCCTTTCGCACAAAGCGGCCGATGACACGAACCAGGACCTTTCTGTACTGGTGCCGCAATAGGCAGTAGACAAATGGATCGCTTGAAGCCTTCGCGTAGCACAGACATTTGCTCATGATGCCCCAGTACCGTGGGATGTGCACCGAGGGCAACAATTCCGCTAACCTGCGAGAGGACAGAAAAGATTTGAATTGTTGTATCATTTGCATTGCATACAATTGCCATGCATCCCTTTCTAATATCTCACTTATCTCACAGAACTACAGTAGAGTAAGAAACCTAAAATATTACAAAGGCTCTTCGGTATTATATGATAGTTAGGGAAAATGAATGTTCACTCATGGTAGTGacaaacaaaaagtaacacCGTTGTATCTTTTGATTATTTCGGAGACAGCAACGGTTACAGCTAGAGTGTGTGTCTTATGGCTGGggaatgtatatacagtataaaaacattttgtttcaatttacaTCGCGTGAATGTATTCGGAGTTACGTGAGACCAAAGTGAACTATATAGCTGAAAAACATGAAAGCAAAATGTTGTAACCAATGACATGAattcaaagaaattaaaaagaaacaatattCCTTCTCTTAATGCTATATGTAtggtattttttcttcttttccagcTTCTTTCCAGTTAAAGGGTCAATTTTCAATTCATAAAAGGATATATTTTACTAGGGTAAGTATTCATAGCGCGATACTTAATATCCGGTCAAATGTACATACCTCAGAATCATTCCTGAGATAGACATTATAATACTAACTATTACACACAATTCAGAAAACTCAAATTTGAGGGGGAGGAGAACTAAAGTTTCCACAACAAATGTAAAACAGAACTGGAACAGAACCTGATTTCATTTCACTGCTAATACCTGCATGTTCTTATTCCGTTCTTAATTTTACAGTTGTAATATGTCAAAGTGActgttgcacaaaaaaaaaaaagttttccaaaaaaatgtggcCACAGAGCCTTGCATAGTATTATttatcatccatcaattttctatacaGCTCGTCCTCATTAGGGCTTTGGGTAACTAATGCAAAGCAGTAATTACCTTGTTATGACATATGGTGAAAAGCAGAAAATGAACGAGCCAATGAAGATGCAAATTTTCTTCGTGGCCCGCTGTCTCCTCTTCTTTTGTTCTGACAGACATCTTTCTTTCACACTGACAAAGGCAAAGAAAGACAGATTTATACACGTTTGATGTCACAGTAATGACATAATCTGAATTAGCTTGACAAGCAGCTAGACGTCAGCATATGCCCAAATGTACACTTGTACCGTACCTGGGGTGAATGTCGACCAACAGCAGCAGAGTCTGCACTGTGATGACGTCTATCCTCTTGCAGTGGGACTTAGCCACTCTCAAAACTTTGAGGTAGGAGAAACAAAGCACGGCCAGGCTGAAAGTAAAGCTGCTGCAATGGAGGAGCACGGTGAAGGTGGCATAGGCGGCCAGCTGCGACCTTCCCTCCGTGGCCAGGTGAACGGTGCATGAGGCGTACGTATGGCTGTAGCCTCCCCAGTCCATGAGGAGCTGAGTAAGAGAGAAGGTGAGGGACTGTAGCCAGGAGTAGACCACCATCAGGATAGCATCCCGGTAGCGCATCTTGCTGGAATAGCTCAGAGGAAACATGACAGCGATCCACCTGTCCAGGCTGAGTGCCGCCATGCTCAGCATGCTGTTGGTGGTGAGAAAAGTCTCAGCAAAGCTGACCATTTGGCAGAACAAGTTCCCAAAGGGCTCTCGGCTTTTGGCCACTCCAAAAAATGTGGAAGGCATGTTTATGAAAGCGAGGAGGATGTTGGAGAAAGACAGGTTCAGAACAAAGATTCCCGGGACGTGGGACCTCAACTCTGAGCTCTGGGTGAAACACAGTAGCACTGACATGTTGGTCACCAAGGAGACAACAGCCATCACCACTATAGACACTTCTAGGAGGAACTCAGGGATGGTCATCGTTTGAGGCTCCACTTTGGCGACGCTTGTGGTTACGGATGCTGCGGAACTAAGTCCTACATGTTCCGGCTTCCCATCAGCTGAGACAGATTGTCACACAAAATGCACATGTGGAGAGCTGTCCAGTGCTGAAACACCAAAACTGATCCTTTTTGGCTTGAGCTGCACCAGCTACTGTGCACCCACTGAGTGTTTTCACCTATTGTGATCTATCTGCAGGAAATACCAGAGGAAAAGTGTGTGGACGGtggctcgctctctctctctttctatctCGTGGCTCTCAAACATGCGCACTAGTCGGCGCCTCCTCTCACGCTGGAGATGCCGTGCGCCCCGCACGTGCAGCCGCTTGCTGGCTCATGTGACGCTTGAACAATATTCATGCAAGCAGGACTTAATATAGGCTTGTCAGGGAGTTTGCGCACTCATTTGGGCTGTTTTCTACTTAGAAATTAGTTGACGCCCCGAGGAATCCAACAAGAAGCTTTACAATCTAAAAATCCACAAGTTATGCATGTATAAAAACACCCAAACTGCTTTTACAAAGATAATGGTCTTCAGCTATGACTAACATAGTTCAGGGAATATTTTTGACATGCCCTCCATCAGATTGAGCATTGTTTCTATATTATCATGGATCTAAATAAGGcaatcaaaatattagaaaggATGCCATGCAATGAAAATTATAAACAAGATTAACAGATTATCACATGAATGGCTCTCAGTCATTGAAGAAGAGAGCAAACATATTATTGGTATAGCTTTTGTCTTGGAACTTTTTAGCCCATGCAGgggtacctaatgttgtgtctGATGTTAGTGTGTGTTGATGGCAGATAATTAGTATTAGCAAACATGAAAACGTGACCACCATCTAAGTGTGACCACAATGACAGATCGAGTTCAGGAAACAGTAGGTGAAATGTGGAGACGAACTTGTCTCCGTGGCAACACAAAATCTCCGGTGGGCTCAAAACTCTTTGAGCTTCATCCCCTACAGCTCTGTTTTGTGCTGAACTAAATGCATGTCAGTGTGTGTTCAAAAAGACTGAAGATCTACCTGACACATCCATCTGAGCTCAGTTCTTTCGACATTCCAGAGAATGTGTGATTTAGCTAAGAACTGTGCTGCGTATGGTTGATCTTATTGTGCATCACCTCTAGCACGCAAGTGTGAGCGTGCTTGTACATGTGACTGCTTGGGCAGGTTATTCCTTATAGTGCAGTACAGTAGTATACACGGTACATGCTTGTTGGTGGGTATAAAAAGCCTTACCAAGCACCCCCCTCTCCCCAGATGTTGTTTTACTCCCTCGGTCACTATTGGTGCCATTTATCaggtatatatgtatgtatatgtagatATGTTAATTTAATCATTAACAGGCTGCTTACAGTTTTAATATtgcccttttatttttttgtcctccacTTTTAAATGTCGACTAAATGATTGTAGAATAAACTTCCTTTGAGGGAATGACAAGAAATtacaaccaccaccaccccccccccccccccccccccttcctcctcctctctctccgTGGGAAGGAACCCTCTCTGTGGTCACATGCTTCCTCTGGCTACTCGGAGACCAGGATGCAGTTATGCAAGCCACACAATGCTGATGGCACCAGCACTTAAGAAGCGCTATTAGCACAGCGAGGAGTCCACCCCACAAACTGCCCATGACTGTATGACTAGGCATATGCTGAGTACGCTGGGACATTACATAACACCGCAATTCCAACAGTCGGCACCACAATATGGAACTCGTGCATCACATTTGTTCATCGCCTGAGAAGGATTTCATGGTGTCCACCTGCCCTGCACGCAAGTCACTCTCGGCCCGGCTGCAGGTGATGTGTCCTTCAACCATAGGTGTAGAATCAGTGCCAAGAGTAAAGATGTCTGATTGTCATGTAataggtgggggtggggtgaatTGATCAAACACTAATAGCCTTAGATGTGCTGCGTGTGTAAGCATATCTCAGCTGAGCAAATGCTCTGCCCGTGAACCCCAACTCACACAGAAACTCACATGCGCAGATACACACAGACGCACTCGTTTTCAGCCACGCTTACTGTCACTCTAGCTCGCCCGCCGTGCCTCACTCTCCCTCGCTACATCACTCCCAGTCACGTGCTGACAGTGGAGGAGTCTGCCTGTGGATGGCTGTGTGATGCTAATTTAAGATGAAAATAATAACATGTACTGTGTAACGCTCTGTGCTTTCTTCTGGTATTGAAAAATTGATTAAAAGAGCTAATCTAtttatctctctgtctgtccatcactccatgcatccatccatcaatccatccacaGTGGTGTCCAAAGTTTGGGCCACAAGTCATTTACATGTCACTGCATGAAGCCCACATATATTGGAAATAATATTTTACAAAGcctgcaacatttttttaatggggcaGGTGGTTGGAAATTGTGGATGCTGAAATATAGGGTGGTTAGGGGACACCCATTTGTGTAGGTGAAACACCCCTGATCGCTACTAGAACAACTAATAATCAATAATCATCACCGGTGAAGTAGCTGTGTAGCAGGGAGGTCCAGACGTCCCTCTCCCGAGCcacctcctccagctcctccgaggggatcccgaggcactCCCAGGCAAGCCAAGACACACAGACACTGCAGCGTGTACTGGGTCGTGCCCCGGGTCTGTTTCTAGTGTGATGtgctcggaacacctcaccagggaggcatccaggatGCAACCTAATTAGATGCCCAAActacctcatctgactcctctcaatgtaGAAGAGCAACGGCTCTACTCTGAACCCCTCCCAAATAGCAGAGCTTCTCTCCCTATCTCTAAGGGCAGCCTGCAaagaaaactcatttcagccaacagtttctgggatcttgttctttccgtcaCGATCCACTCTACCAAATCAGAAGCTCCGATGTCTATGCAATTTTggagaggtgtgtcaaccagaacAGCCCTACAACATCCATAGCCTTTCGGAACACCAGGTCAATCTCATACACCAAAGACTTTTTTGATCACCTCAACTCCAGAAAGAATTtttcccggcaccgcctgtgtggagtttgcatgttcttcacgCGTCTGCgcaggttttctctaggcactccagtttcctcacgctccccaaaaacatgcattactgtatttgaagactctaaattgcccttaggtgtgcttgttgtcatgatcctgcagcttcagcacgagctgtgcgggtgtccgcgcaggtgcgctgattgggaggtgcacacacgcctcatgcagcctgattatgctgtggatttatctgaccgcgatgacaactggccggcgccatttcgcatgatcttcatgtcccgttcgtgtgctccggtatccctgatcgaacctgtgtgtaccgaccttcgcatgatctccgaccaaccttgtaagcctgactcctttgatacttctgcctgcgttgattgttcccctgtgtaccgactcctgcctgtccgctcatctgctctcttcgcctgacgccccaacaaccgctgctgcaccggactgcctgctcgatcccctacctctgcatataataaacgtgtctcttcttgaactaccttgcgtcttccgagttcctgcatttgggtcctactctcgttccgatgtgacgtgacagaacgaactggccaatacaggacccagcaggaaagacccggcgtcgccgggaccgacgcaaggtaaacattctgccggaggaccaagcctgtccaatccgggtaggcttcCTGACGTCCtacgcttccgtgtcttacgctccgccagcgaggtaagaatacgtcccgaacacgacccgtccggttcctcatattcttctggactcagacttttcggaatatgaggaggaccgtgatttgtatgaccggctgcctgagtacgactccgatgactttgattttgaatctctttgcctggcttttcatcccagtcagtttgtttcacctccccgcgtttccagcatccgagcgacttcgccctgtaggtccaagtacaccaatctgtacgagggaacccgcttggccatagacccgggacctccgcgtggcggccagaggagacgccccggccgggcgctcccttgtgccccgcactgcgcggcaactaagacacagtcctcccactcctcgccgacAACGGGGAagcccgcagacccgcagctggtggcgaagcttccagcccagagggaggaggagccacaaaatcacgaggtgttctaccgtgaaatgcgggtggagatagagcggcagagcgtcgaattggcggctctcacggcccaggtccggcaaggattggcgaaccagctaCTCTGAcatcgcaacggcgacggactcgctgctgatgcaggttcacgtggcagttggaactgacccgcttccgagacacgcccacgtgtcagtttcaactgactctccgcctgctcaggttcacgttgccgtccaggaaggggcgatggtgtcgccgccttctcacgttaccgtccaggagggggcataggtgtcgccgccttctcacgttgctgtccaggaggtggcgatggcgatggggtcgccgccttctcatgttgctgtccaggaggtggcgctggcgatggggtcgccgccttctcacgttcctgtccgacaagagctggggagttctgatgagccaccccggagctggagagacttcgggatggtaatggtggcggtcatggctctggtccttctctccatcatcctattcactccagatggctcccagccgcttcatgacttggcctcattggtgaccaatccacggctgcctactgaccaagcctcggtggcgaccaatccctagTTGTctggcgtgggaggttctcgtccggagcagtggcctgcctcgttctggttcctgcttcgccgtttggttcctcacagaggtcgtccgcccgaatcgccccttggggaccctggtgcttggcgtccgggtcatcctcctgacctgtccacccagacgccttgtgtttggtggcctggatggccaccagactggggtttggggggggggggcgtgccctcctccggacaccccttccgcccacccctgcctgtgttaattattatctgttttttcgtttaggcacatctgggagccgtgcctttgaggggtagtactgtcatgatcctgccgcttccgcacgagctgtgcgggtgtccgcgcaggtacgctgattggaaggtgcacacctgcgcctcatgcagcctgattatgctgtggatttatatgaccgcgatgacaactggccggcgccagttcgcatgatcttcatgtcccattcgtgtgctccggtatccctgatcgaacctgtgtgtaccgaccttcgcatgttctccgaccaaccttgtaagcctgactcctttgatacttctgcctgcgttgattgttcccctgtgtaccgactcctgcctgtccgctcatctgttctcttcgcccgacgtcccaactaccgctgctgcaccggactgcctgctcgatcccctacctctgcatataataaacgtgtctcttcttgaactaccttgcgtcttccgagttcctgcatttgggtcctactctcgctccgatgggacgtgacacttgtGAGTGTAATTGGCTGtttctttctatgtgccctgtgattggttggcaacaagttcagggtgtaccctgcctcgtgaccgttgatagctgggataggctcctgcactccggCAACCCTAAGGATTagaagatgaaaatgaatttatataaatatataggtggatgtccactgtgagagagataatctaaaaagaaaatccagaaatcacaatgtaggattttttaacaattcatttgtgttatacagctgcaagcaagtatttgaacacctgtctattggctagaattctgaccctcagagacctgttagtccgcctttaaaagtccacctccactctatgtattatcctgaatcagatgcacctgtgtgaggccgttagctggatcaagacacctgtccaccccatacaatcactaatcactcaaacttgtaacatggccaagaccaaagagctctccaaagacaccagagagaaaattgtataactccacacggatggaaagggctacggagaaattgacaagcagcttgatgaaaaaaaactccattgttggagcaatcattagaaaattgaagaagctaaacatgatgctCAATCTCAAttagagtggagccccatgcaagatatcacctcatggggtctcaatgatccttgaaaggtgaggaatcagctcaggactacacgacagaacttcgtcaatgacttgaaaagaactcggaccaccgtttccaaggtgactgttagtaatacactaagatgtcatggtttgaaatcatgcatggcacggaaggttcccctgcttaaaccagcacatgtccaaggcctgtcttaagtttgccaatggccatttggatgatacagaggagtcatgggagaatgttttgtggtcagatgagaccaaaatggaactttttggtcataattccactaaccgtgtttgtaggaagacgaatgatgagttccaggccaagaacaccatccctactgtgaagcatgaggggttggtagcatcatgctttgggggtgtttttctgcacatgggataggacgattgcactgtattaaggagaggatgacgaccgccgccatgtattgtgagactttggggaacaacctctttccctcagtcagagcattgaagatgggtcatggctgggtctttcagcatggcaataacccgaagcacacagccaggaaaaccaagtagtggctccgtaagaagcatatcaaggttctggtgtggcctagccagtctccagacctaaacccaaaa from Syngnathoides biaculeatus isolate LvHL_M chromosome 9, ASM1980259v1, whole genome shotgun sequence includes:
- the gpr78a gene encoding G-protein coupled receptor 26; the protein is MTIPEFLLEVSIVVMAVVSLVTNMSVLLCFTQSSELRSHVPGIFVLNLSFSNILLAFINMPSTFFGVAKSREPFGNLFCQMVSFAETFLTTNSMLSMAALSLDRWIAVMFPLSYSSKMRYRDAILMVVYSWLQSLTFSLTQLLMDWGGYSHTYASCTVHLATEGRSQLAAYATFTVLLHCSSFTFSLAVLCFSYLKVLRVAKSHCKRIDVITVQTLLLLVDIHPSVKERCLSEQKKRRQRATKKICIFIGSFIFCFSPYVITRLAELLPSVHIPRYWGIMSKCLCYAKASSDPFVYCLLRHQYRKVLVRVIGRFVRKDHYLLSASSWSSTFDTTEDTCARKT